A section of the Catalinimonas alkaloidigena genome encodes:
- a CDS encoding T9SS type A sorting domain-containing protein, with amino-acid sequence MQNGSWNDSNTWQVYTGGAWTATTNIPDNARVYVRHQVTKDISVDTKGIFIQGGATLTLNQPTVVRGDSLVVENNGVLQMNELLTISSNSVFQAKSGGIVRLNYNFADATPSSTIWRGEEDFQPGSLVEVQQWNYARTLFASDDDMSQNSGYIFGHLTLSATNVTSGWTVFPFGPLAVTANRFEIKTQGAKVTLKGDNKFLEFGGDFISSAQSLDFTSLESGTATVQIKGSLQVPSGTTRLTSVANTGNRVIRINLEGDIRLNGNTLQSGSAAASDSSGIYFTRNIDSVETTHLFTATTQSAISLKFFVQSSSNVLLQNDVNLANNNARVEVMGGGILDFNNHIVTGSGVFKLNAGGILKITSPDGISRNGKIGNVQTSPQDVNRIFDQNSTFWYTGTTNQVTGNGVYNPSNSSTKNQIIIDNPTTVTLNNRVNLRAGGLLEIRQGTFAETTQYAMGGGGTNGVGNVRMFSDDCFYVIPQVPSSSSTTLPVLDLLLLPKAEGSAELTGGTLVLNGAGYQKLKGGKDYGNIVFAGSGIKEISTATPNVFGTVTIQDNAELNLGDRTLGGAATGLVMLDNSRLRTSGSGIRPNMGGAYDLSGNSTIVFAGDDRTPQTIRGSSGSLSRTYVNIEVTGTSVAQNTALFAIQKSFVVKKGATFGMSDLVISGPGSFAVEDSAHLIFRLPLQAAGEASGHIQVEGSRTYGRAIYEYYGAEGELGTGVAVAQQLKLRNGSLRLNRNLTVTDSLVIDPLFSSSGTPVHLYTTGSDFDYVVTLGPEAIIEGETSNGYVLGKLAVSRLSTGFGIVDMGRAGVEINVNGEFNLGQITLLRSTGEAVDTTVAGFPIINRTWEINSTNPIPADESLSFILYYLGSEQGDIDYPSAYWGNGVTWTEKSESTTVYDYMSGNPGLLVEEITDFGLFAFGESNLPLPVELLTFEGKAEGRLAHLTWSTLSETNNQGFEVEKSVDGREFETIGFVSGANNSTVQQDYRFTDDGFQGEAYYRLRQVDFDGGFEYSTIVHLQSSLLSLKAYPNPLEGAAELKLEINGRTYSAEDVQVQLVGADGRVLFQGSGELSQLTRDLNQTLRQTARGVYFIRLESLEGAETFRLLKR; translated from the coding sequence GTGCAAAACGGCAGTTGGAACGACAGTAACACCTGGCAAGTGTATACCGGCGGCGCATGGACCGCGACTACCAACATCCCTGACAATGCTCGCGTTTACGTTCGCCATCAGGTAACCAAAGATATTTCCGTTGATACAAAAGGCATCTTCATTCAAGGAGGGGCAACGCTGACCCTCAACCAGCCGACCGTGGTCAGGGGCGATAGTCTGGTGGTGGAGAACAACGGGGTGTTGCAGATGAATGAATTGCTGACCATCAGTAGCAACAGTGTCTTTCAAGCGAAGAGCGGGGGAATTGTCCGGCTGAACTACAACTTTGCCGACGCTACGCCTTCGAGCACCATTTGGCGGGGCGAAGAAGATTTTCAGCCGGGATCGCTCGTAGAAGTTCAACAATGGAATTATGCACGGACGCTTTTTGCCAGCGACGATGACATGTCGCAGAATTCCGGCTACATTTTTGGACACCTGACGCTCAGTGCCACCAACGTGACGAGTGGCTGGACCGTTTTTCCGTTCGGGCCCCTGGCCGTGACGGCCAACCGGTTCGAAATCAAGACGCAGGGCGCTAAAGTGACGCTGAAAGGCGACAACAAGTTTTTGGAGTTTGGCGGTGACTTCATTTCCAGCGCGCAGTCGCTAGACTTTACAAGCCTGGAGTCAGGCACTGCCACCGTTCAGATCAAAGGAAGCTTGCAGGTGCCTTCGGGAACTACCCGCCTGACTTCGGTCGCCAACACAGGGAACCGGGTGATCAGAATAAATCTGGAAGGGGATATCCGGTTGAATGGTAACACATTACAGTCGGGCAGCGCCGCCGCTTCAGATAGCTCCGGCATTTATTTTACGCGGAACATCGACAGTGTAGAGACGACTCACCTGTTCACAGCTACGACGCAAAGCGCCATCAGTTTGAAGTTCTTCGTGCAAAGCAGCTCCAATGTTCTGTTGCAAAACGACGTGAACCTGGCTAACAACAACGCCCGCGTCGAAGTGATGGGCGGGGGAATTCTGGATTTCAATAACCACATCGTTACGGGTAGTGGGGTTTTTAAACTCAACGCCGGGGGAATTCTGAAGATTACGTCTCCGGATGGCATCAGCCGGAACGGAAAAATCGGCAATGTACAGACCTCCCCGCAGGATGTAAACCGCATATTTGATCAAAACTCTACCTTCTGGTATACCGGGACGACCAATCAGGTCACAGGCAACGGAGTCTACAATCCTAGTAACAGCTCTACGAAGAATCAGATCATCATCGATAACCCCACTACCGTTACGCTGAACAACAGGGTCAACCTGCGTGCCGGTGGGTTGTTAGAAATCCGTCAGGGAACCTTCGCCGAAACGACACAGTACGCGATGGGAGGCGGAGGAACTAACGGCGTAGGAAATGTGAGGATGTTTTCGGATGACTGCTTTTACGTAATTCCTCAGGTACCGAGCAGTAGCAGTACCACTTTGCCGGTACTTGACTTACTTCTGCTGCCCAAGGCGGAAGGTTCCGCAGAACTGACGGGTGGTACGCTGGTGCTGAACGGCGCAGGCTACCAGAAGTTGAAGGGAGGAAAAGACTATGGGAACATCGTCTTTGCCGGTTCAGGTATTAAAGAAATCAGTACTGCTACTCCGAATGTCTTTGGAACCGTTACCATTCAGGATAACGCTGAACTCAATTTGGGCGACAGAACACTCGGTGGTGCGGCAACGGGCTTGGTTATGCTGGATAATAGCCGACTGAGGACTTCAGGATCGGGCATAAGACCTAATATGGGGGGTGCGTATGACTTGTCGGGTAACAGCACCATTGTGTTTGCCGGCGATGACAGAACTCCGCAAACCATTCGAGGAAGTAGCGGTTCTCTTTCGCGTACCTACGTTAATATCGAAGTAACGGGAACGAGTGTGGCGCAAAACACGGCCCTTTTTGCCATTCAGAAATCTTTCGTTGTCAAGAAAGGGGCTACCTTCGGGATGTCAGATCTGGTAATCAGCGGTCCTGGTTCGTTTGCGGTTGAGGATAGCGCTCATCTGATATTCAGGCTGCCACTGCAAGCGGCTGGCGAAGCCAGCGGCCATATACAGGTGGAAGGATCTCGCACCTATGGTAGAGCCATTTACGAGTACTATGGCGCTGAAGGTGAACTTGGAACGGGGGTGGCAGTAGCGCAACAGTTAAAATTAAGAAATGGCAGCCTGCGGCTAAATCGCAATTTAACGGTTACTGATTCGCTGGTCATTGATCCGCTATTCTCTAGTTCGGGAACCCCGGTTCATCTCTACACCACCGGATCGGACTTCGATTACGTAGTTACGCTGGGCCCAGAAGCAATAATCGAAGGGGAAACGTCTAATGGCTATGTCTTAGGCAAGCTGGCGGTTTCGCGTCTGTCTACTGGCTTTGGCATTGTCGATATGGGCAGGGCAGGGGTAGAAATCAATGTCAATGGGGAGTTTAATCTAGGACAAATCACCCTGCTGCGTTCCACGGGCGAGGCGGTCGATACGACGGTGGCGGGCTTCCCGATAATTAATCGAACCTGGGAGATAAATTCAACCAATCCAATCCCTGCCGATGAGTCGCTCTCGTTTATTCTATATTATCTGGGGTCGGAGCAAGGTGATATTGACTACCCATCCGCCTATTGGGGCAATGGCGTTACTTGGACAGAGAAGTCAGAAAGTACCACGGTGTATGACTACATGTCTGGTAATCCCGGGCTGCTGGTAGAAGAAATCACCGACTTTGGGCTGTTCGCATTCGGCGAAAGCAACCTCCCGCTGCCGGTCGAACTCCTGACGTTCGAAGGAAAAGCCGAGGGGCGTCTGGCACACTTGACGTGGTCGACGCTGTCGGAAACCAACAACCAGGGCTTTGAAGTAGAGAAATCGGTCGATGGCCGGGAGTTCGAAACCATTGGGTTTGTGTCGGGCGCAAACAACTCCACCGTACAACAGGACTACCGCTTTACGGACGATGGCTTCCAGGGTGAGGCCTACTACCGCCTGCGGCAGGTCGACTTCGACGGTGGGTTCGAATACAGCACCATCGTACACCTGCAAAGCAGTCTGCTGAGCCTCAAAGCTTATCCGAACCCGTTGGAAGGCGCGGCTGAACTGAAGCTGGAAATCAACGGGCGTACCTACTCGGCAGAAGACGTGCAGGTGCAACTGGTGGGGGCCGACGGACGGGTGCTGTTCCAGGGAAGTGGTGAACTGTCGCAACTAACGCGCGACTTGAACCAGACGCTGCGGCAGACCGCCCGGGGTGTTTACTTCATCCGCCTGGAATCGCTGGAAGGCGCGGAGACGTTCCGACTTCTGAAACGATAA
- a CDS encoding T9SS type A sorting domain-containing protein: MLLTCQLYSHAANAAGFRWTGSANDNYWGSYLNWEPNGVPGASDTAIFDNGATQLVYLAANDTIGGLALRYGTRLNLTRRNGAVSDPIMLVIQGFPGATALTVDATSILDIRSETGTPSKAMYLKLDNGATGLINGRVVAGGVNGSGLGLVKLLVTNRQALVFADGAVFQTRNLEGSPFNTVGEINTVLFRNGSTYIQQSGETPFGFSDRTKSKVVFEAEALYRYRMAGAAPDLAGRKYPNLIFDGGVSVSISNGVSGFPSVTMTDLIVQGNATLNVSFTTSKTNFIVNGDLIVRAGSSLTFGAVTPSLAPYIRMQALSPKSILAIGTLFIAPSAELQLANGNVTLDRDLSIAGKFNLSSNLYLNGYSLTLNQEVVRSLTSNKYIITNNGGKVIQTLANATQPVAVPIGTENAYMPVNLECTNCISNSQFAFSVNDGLTKSPNGSGAPVTTSAVLGTWTIDPPNDPGVQTADITFFWPNTRQVDENGDPVSNPNNLVQPIFAQASATEWTVDPDAVGDAFLNTPYYYYTLNEFPFGTNAPYVFSFVDALNNPLPVTLLSFEGRTEGRIAMLNWVTAMEENNDRFEVEKSLDGRNFEVLDVVKGMGTTTARQEYQFVDDGFRREAYYRLRQVDFDGGFAYSPVIYVSTRNLPGFEVYPNPLQRGQRLSIELNDRSTTASALSLSLVSARGQVLYQATGDLDAQVQGLNEQLTNAPNGLYLIRINALEGQRTIRLIKQ; the protein is encoded by the coding sequence ATGCTTCTTACATGTCAGCTTTACTCCCATGCCGCTAACGCCGCAGGCTTCCGCTGGACGGGCAGCGCGAACGACAATTATTGGGGCTCGTACTTGAACTGGGAGCCCAACGGAGTGCCGGGCGCAAGCGATACGGCCATCTTCGACAACGGTGCTACACAGCTGGTATACCTGGCCGCCAACGATACCATCGGTGGCCTGGCGTTGCGCTACGGTACCCGCCTGAACCTGACGCGTCGGAACGGTGCCGTCAGCGATCCTATTATGTTGGTCATCCAAGGTTTCCCGGGCGCGACGGCCCTTACGGTCGACGCTACTTCCATTCTGGACATTCGCTCTGAAACCGGAACGCCTTCCAAAGCCATGTACCTGAAGTTGGACAATGGCGCTACCGGCCTGATCAACGGCCGTGTGGTGGCCGGCGGCGTGAACGGAAGCGGACTGGGCCTGGTGAAACTCCTCGTCACCAACCGTCAGGCGCTGGTGTTTGCCGACGGCGCGGTGTTCCAGACCCGGAACCTGGAAGGCAGTCCGTTCAACACGGTCGGCGAAATCAACACGGTGCTCTTCCGTAACGGCTCGACGTACATTCAGCAGTCAGGCGAGACTCCGTTCGGCTTCAGCGACCGCACCAAGTCGAAAGTGGTTTTCGAAGCGGAAGCGCTTTACCGCTACCGCATGGCCGGTGCTGCGCCCGATCTGGCGGGACGCAAGTACCCCAACCTGATTTTCGACGGTGGCGTAAGCGTATCGATCTCCAACGGGGTGAGTGGTTTCCCCAGCGTAACTATGACCGACCTGATCGTGCAGGGTAACGCTACACTGAACGTTAGCTTTACCACGTCCAAAACTAACTTTATCGTCAACGGCGACCTGATCGTGAGAGCGGGTTCCAGCCTGACGTTCGGTGCGGTGACGCCTTCGCTGGCGCCTTACATCCGCATGCAAGCGCTTTCGCCCAAAAGCATCCTGGCCATCGGAACCCTGTTCATCGCGCCGAGCGCCGAGTTGCAACTGGCCAATGGTAACGTCACGCTGGACCGGGACCTGAGCATTGCCGGGAAATTCAACCTGAGCTCGAACCTTTACCTGAACGGGTACAGCCTGACGCTGAACCAGGAAGTGGTCCGGTCGCTGACCAGCAACAAATACATCATTACCAACAACGGTGGCAAAGTGATTCAGACCTTGGCGAATGCTACGCAGCCGGTTGCCGTTCCCATCGGAACCGAGAATGCGTACATGCCGGTTAACCTCGAGTGTACCAACTGTATTTCCAACAGCCAGTTTGCCTTTTCGGTAAACGACGGGTTGACCAAGAGCCCCAACGGTTCGGGCGCACCGGTCACGACGTCGGCGGTGTTGGGAACCTGGACAATCGACCCACCGAACGATCCCGGCGTGCAAACCGCCGACATCACGTTCTTCTGGCCGAACACCCGACAAGTGGATGAAAACGGCGATCCGGTGTCGAATCCCAACAATCTGGTACAGCCCATCTTCGCGCAGGCTTCGGCTACTGAATGGACGGTCGATCCCGACGCCGTTGGCGATGCGTTCCTGAATACGCCTTACTATTACTACACGCTGAACGAGTTCCCTTTCGGAACCAACGCCCCTTACGTCTTTAGCTTCGTCGATGCGCTGAACAACCCGCTGCCGGTAACGCTTCTGTCGTTCGAAGGCCGCACGGAAGGACGCATCGCCATGCTGAACTGGGTAACGGCGATGGAAGAAAACAACGACCGGTTCGAAGTTGAGAAGTCGCTGGACGGACGGAACTTCGAAGTGCTCGACGTAGTCAAAGGCATGGGCACCACGACGGCCCGGCAGGAGTATCAGTTCGTAGACGATGGCTTCCGTCGTGAGGCGTATTACCGTCTGCGGCAGGTCGACTTCGACGGCGGCTTTGCTTACAGCCCGGTGATTTACGTCAGCACCCGCAACCTGCCTGGCTTTGAGGTCTACCCGAACCCCTTGCAGCGCGGACAGCGCCTGAGCATCGAACTCAACGACCGTTCTACTACCGCCTCGGCCCTGTCGCTCTCGCTGGTGTCGGCCCGTGGCCAGGTCTTGTACCAGGCAACCGGCGATTTGGACGCACAAGTGCAGGGACTCAACGAACAATTGACAAACGCACCTAACGGCTTGTACCTGATCCGCATCAATGCCCTGGAAGGACAGCGGACCATCCGTCTGATCAAGCAGTAG
- the sucD gene encoding succinate--CoA ligase subunit alpha, which produces MSVLVNKDSRVIVQGFTGSEGTFHAGQMIEYGTNVVGGVTPGKGGQSHLDRPVFNTVQEAVDQTGANVSVIFVPPPFAADAIMEAADAGIGVIIAITEGIPTRDMIEAKKYLQGRDVVLVGPNCPGVITPGEAKVGIMPGFIHNPGSIGIVSRSGTLTYEAVDQITKAGLGQSTCIGIGGDPVIGTTTKQAVQMLMEDDDTQAIVMIGEIGGSMEAEAAYYVRDHGTKPVVGFIAGQTAPPGRRMGHAGAIIGGAADTAEAKMKIMQECGIYVVKSPADIGETVVKAMKEKGILV; this is translated from the coding sequence ATGAGTGTACTTGTGAATAAAGATTCCCGGGTGATTGTCCAGGGATTTACAGGCTCGGAAGGGACGTTCCACGCCGGGCAAATGATCGAATACGGCACTAACGTGGTCGGTGGGGTAACGCCCGGTAAAGGCGGACAATCGCACCTGGACCGGCCGGTTTTCAATACGGTACAAGAAGCCGTAGACCAGACCGGCGCCAACGTATCGGTCATCTTTGTGCCACCTCCCTTTGCCGCGGACGCCATTATGGAAGCCGCTGACGCAGGCATCGGCGTAATCATCGCCATTACGGAGGGCATCCCGACCCGCGACATGATTGAGGCGAAAAAATACCTGCAGGGACGCGATGTCGTACTGGTAGGGCCGAACTGCCCTGGCGTCATCACGCCCGGCGAGGCCAAAGTGGGCATCATGCCCGGCTTCATTCACAACCCCGGCTCCATCGGAATTGTGTCGCGCTCCGGCACACTGACCTACGAAGCAGTGGATCAGATTACCAAAGCCGGACTGGGCCAGTCGACCTGCATCGGCATCGGGGGTGATCCGGTGATCGGGACGACCACCAAGCAGGCGGTACAAATGCTGATGGAAGACGACGACACCCAGGCCATCGTGATGATCGGCGAGATCGGCGGCTCAATGGAAGCCGAAGCGGCCTATTACGTGCGCGATCACGGCACCAAGCCGGTGGTAGGGTTCATTGCGGGTCAGACGGCCCCTCCCGGACGCCGCATGGGCCACGCAGGTGCCATCATCGGTGGCGCGGCCGACACCGCCGAAGCCAAAATGAAGATCATGCAGGAGTGCGGTATTTACGTAGTGAAGTCGCCGGCCGACATCGGCGAAACCGTCGTTAAAGCCATGAAAGAAAAAGGCATTCTGGTCTAA